A genomic window from Quercus lobata isolate SW786 chromosome 10, ValleyOak3.0 Primary Assembly, whole genome shotgun sequence includes:
- the LOC115966085 gene encoding putative methyltransferase DDB_G0268948 translates to MAGLFDKQAEIYLDARPTYPSKLYSMVAALTPHRSLAWDVGTGNGQAAIAVAEHYDQVVGTDVSEAQLKLAMSHPRVRYLHTLLSITDDELVALIGGENSVDLVTVAQAVHWFDFPKFYSLVTRLLRKPGGIIVVWIYSDIVVSPIFDPVMKHFHDTTLPYWNPKIQYIFDAYKTLPFPFESVGLGCEGKPQPLDIPKETSFEGILRMLRSWSPVTTANDQGVDLLSESVVKEFESAWGGPTLVRSVIYKGFMLAGKVRL, encoded by the exons ATGGCTGGTTTGTTTGATAAGCAAGCTGAAATTTACTTGGATGCTAGGCCGACTTATCCAAGCAAGTTGTACTCTATGGTTGCTGCTCTCACCCCTCACCGCTCTTTAGCTTGGGATGTTGGCACCGGCAATGGTCAAGCTGCTATTGCA GTTGCTGAGCATTATGATCAAGTAGTTGGAACTGATGTGAGTGAGGCACAGTTGAAACTTGCAATGTCACACCCTCGTGTTCGATATCTCCATACTCTGTTATCCATCACGGATGATGAATTAGTAGCACTAATTGGAGGAGAAAATTCAGTTGATTTGGTGACTGTGGCCCAAGCTGTCCACTGGTTTGACTTCCCCAAGTTCTACTCTCTTGTGACACGCCTTCTAAGAAAGCCAGGAGGTATAATTGTTGTTTGGATCTATTCTGACATAGTAGTTAGCCCCATTTTTGATCCTGTAATGAAGCACTTTCATGACACCACTCTTCCCTATTGGAACCCAAAAATACAATACATATTTGATGCTTATAAGACACTTCCATTTCCATTTGAAAGTGTAGGTTTAGGATGTGAGGGGAAACCACAGCCACTAGATATACCAAAGGAGACATCATTTGAGGGAATCTTGAGGATGTTAAGGTCATGGTCTCCAGTAACTACAGCCAATGATCAAGGTGTTGATTTGTTATCTGAAAGTGTGGTTAAAGAGTTTGAGAGTGCTTGGGGGGGACCTACATTGGTTAGATCAGTCATTTATAAGGGTTTTATGCTTGCCGGAAAAGTTAGActttag